Below is a genomic region from Pyrococcus kukulkanii.
GTTAGTACAGTTACAAAGGCATACGTATAGCTGAGGGACGTTAGCGGAAATACGAATATATAGGCTATTGAGAGCAGGGGAAATGGAGGAATAAATATTCCAAGAAGCCCAGACAAAATGCCAAGGATCCCAGTATAAAGCGCTCTTGCAAATTTTCCAGATGGGAGAGGTGATATCCTCAGGGCCAATACCAGGCTAAACGCTGAAAGGGTTAAGATGTTAATTGGTGTTAGTCCTTCTCTTACCTGAGGATCTATTAGGAATAGGCCAAGGATTAAAAACCCCATTTCTCTGGCAAATTTTGGTGCTAATGTGAATACTGCGGGCATTAAAATTATCATTGGAAAATACTTCTGGGGAACAAGGAGAATGTAAAGTAGAGAAGCTATAATCAAATATTGACTTTCTTTTGAATCCCAGATGATCTGAATTAGCAATATTGGAGCTAAAATTAAAATTAAGATCGTTAGCGATATCAAAAGCAACACCCCGATGTAGCCTGATCCAGCGCGGCCCCATCGCTTCGGCTCCAGCCGGCCTGAGCCGCGCAAAGAATAGTAAGAAGTAAGGGAGTTAAAAAACTTTAGTATATCAGCTTAACATTAACCTGAACTATTTCGGGGCTTATTGTATTACCCCTTACCGTTTTCTTTCTTCTTTCACCTTTCTCCCTTGGTCTGAATCCCGGGCCCTTTGAGAGGAGTATCCTAACTCTTCTTGGTCCATGTACATCTGGTCTCATTGGGAAACCGTCTTTGTCAGTTCCTCCCCTAATTTCCATTTTTACATCTTCTGGAAATTCTTTGCCAAATATTGCGTTTAGATCTATACCCAACTCTTTAACGGGTATATGATCTCCTATTTTCTTCCCTATAAGCTTCTCAGCTGCGTCTCCAGTAATTTCTATCTGCTTGGCGATTCCTGTCTTTGGATCGGATATGACTAACTTGAACGTCGCCATTTCCTCCCACCTCCATGTTCATCAGCGGGATTCATCGGGTTCCCCCTTAGCCCGATGCATGAAAATTTAAATAGTTTAAAAACCTTGGGGTTAGAGGGAGGGAGTTTAAGTGAGAAGAGTTTTAATTTCGTTGGTTCTAATGTCCTTTTTCATAGGGCATGTATACGCCTCTTATCCTCAATACGATCTAATAATCGTGAGAAATGATGACATAATAGATTACTTGATAGCTCTTCCCTATTCCCATTTAATAAACGTTCCTATCCTGCCAGTAAATCCTAAAAGGTTAGATAAAATAACAAAAGCTCAGCTATATTCGTATATTCAACTTGGCAGGAATAAGGTTCTTATTGTTGGAAGTGCTAATGCAGTGAGCCTAGAGGTTGAAAATGAGCTTAGGGATATGGGATTTAAAGTTACGAGAATCGGTGGAGCAGATAGAGCAGAAACGGCAGAAAAGTTAGCTTTACATTTCTACCCAAATGGAAGCAAGGTCGTAGTACTCGCTAGTGCTTGGGACTATGGATCTACACTAGCAGCTGCAAAATTCGCAATGGAATATAAGTATCCCCTGTTATTAACCTGGGAGAATCAACTTTCGCCCGCAGCGTTGGCTGGAATAAAGGCCCTTCATCCGAATATGGTTATTTTGGTTGGTCTTGGTTTAAATGAAACAATTGAGAAAACCTTGGAGGAGGTGGGGTACGAAACTTATTGGATCGGGAGAGATATAGAGCCACTTCCCATAGAAACTAATACTACTACAACTTCAACGCCACCTAGCAAAGGTACTGGTTTATCTTTCATAATGGGGATGTTGGTTGCATTCCTTATTATGGGTCCCTTTATAGTCTACTTAAGCAAAAAGAGGTCTGAAAGAAAGCAGGAGCTACTTGAATTGTTAAACGAAAAGGAAATTGCTGTTTTAAGGGCAATAATTGAAAATGGAGGGGAAATAAAGCAGGAGGAATTGCCAGAGATAGTGGGATACTCTAGACCGACTATTAGCAGGATTATCCAGAGCCTTGAGAAGAAAGGCATGGTAATCAGGGAAAAGAGTGGAAAAACCTTCATAGTTAAGGTAATAAAGAAGGTAAAGCTTGATTAAGCTGTTAACAGCCATATACCTGAAACT
It encodes:
- a CDS encoding 30S ribosomal protein S6e; translated protein: MATFKLVISDPKTGIAKQIEITGDAAEKLIGKKIGDHIPVKELGIDLNAIFGKEFPEDVKMEIRGGTDKDGFPMRPDVHGPRRVRILLSKGPGFRPREKGERRKKTVRGNTISPEIVQVNVKLIY
- a CDS encoding cell wall-binding repeat-containing protein, encoding MSFFIGHVYASYPQYDLIIVRNDDIIDYLIALPYSHLINVPILPVNPKRLDKITKAQLYSYIQLGRNKVLIVGSANAVSLEVENELRDMGFKVTRIGGADRAETAEKLALHFYPNGSKVVVLASAWDYGSTLAAAKFAMEYKYPLLLTWENQLSPAALAGIKALHPNMVILVGLGLNETIEKTLEEVGYETYWIGRDIEPLPIETNTTTTSTPPSKGTGLSFIMGMLVAFLIMGPFIVYLSKKRSERKQELLELLNEKEIAVLRAIIENGGEIKQEELPEIVGYSRPTISRIIQSLEKKGMVIREKSGKTFIVKVIKKVKLD